A window from Primulina huaijiensis isolate GDHJ02 chromosome 11, ASM1229523v2, whole genome shotgun sequence encodes these proteins:
- the LOC140987217 gene encoding uncharacterized protein, with protein MATISATISSVTFPTATAVSAQRRTRVKFIDGLSSFGGLKAHNNVASLGLPVGTEQSFAKIVSLLKKKSSQGRGGGALTTTCNAVEEIFRIAAIMPALVLVGVAVGFVLLRVEAFVEEE; from the coding sequence ATGGCAACAATATCGGCTACAATATCTTCGGTGACGTTTCCGACCGCCACCGCCGTATCAGCCCAGAGGAGAACAAGAGTCAAGTTTATCGATGGATTGAGCTCATTTGGTGGGCTGAAGGCACATAACAATGTGGCTTCATTAGGCCTACCAGTTGGCACTGAGCAGTCTTTTGCGAAGATTGTCAGCTTACTGAAAAAGAAATCTTCGCAAGGCAGAGGCGGCGGTGCTTTAACTACCACCTGCAATGCTGTGGAAGAGATTTTCAGGATTGCTGCTATTATGCCTGCATTGGTTCTTGTCGGGGTTGCCGTTGGATTCGTGCTTCTGCGAGTTGAAGCATTCGTGGAGGAAGAATGA
- the LOC140987219 gene encoding uncharacterized protein — protein MARWFSAGSRCSWRRLVAFCLLCYILIGMYSFIGNVLEEAEKLNRAHFRNIGSIQLQELEQVEEMILPQPFGLEFREVTSLSDEFLNASSVFRPMFFPGATMDPRKNAENSSLYYHPGRVWLDTDGYPIHAHGGGVLFDEKSGTYFWYGEYKDGLTYRDQETGRARVEFIGVGCYSSSNLWEWKYEGIVLPAEENRTHDLHKMNVVERPRVIYYGETQKYVMWMHIDDSSYEKASIGVAISDFPTGPFRYLASKRPNGFDSQDLTVFKDDNGMAYLIYSSVKNKEIHISPLNQDYLDITNETARALVGFYREAPVVFKHQGIYYMITSGTGGGAPNEALVHEASWILGPWESIGNPFVGANKVFRVGAFFSQSTFVLPMPGSVPGTFIFMADRWNLDDLRDSRYVWLPLTVRAGDGRYDGLPMWSKVSIFWHEKWRIPPSGNGGLNQFPDLISQFEERNGEQENK, from the coding sequence ATGGCCCGGTGGTTCTCAGCTGGAAGCCGCTGCTCGTGGCGGAGGCTGGTGGCTTTCTGCCTCTTGTGCTACATACTCATCGGTATGTATTCCTTCATAGGCAATGTACTCGAAGAAGCTGAGAAATTGAACCGAGCACACTTCCGGAACATCGGCTCTATCCAGCTCCAAGAGCTTGAACAGGTGGAGGAAATGATTCTTCCTCAACCATTTGGACTCGAATTCCGTGAAGTAACTAGTCTAAGTGATGAGTTCCTCAATGCATCATCTGTTTTTAGGCCTATGTTTTTTCCCGGAGCTACTATGGATCCAAGAAAGAATGCAGAAAACAGTAGCTTATACTATCACCCAGGGAGGGTATGGTTGGACACTGATGGATATCCAATTCATGCTCATGGGGGAGGTGTTTTGTTCGATGAGAAATCGGGAACTTATTTCTGGTATGGTGAGTATAAAGATGGTTTGACTTACCGTGACCAAGAAACAGGGAGAGcccgtgttgaattcattggtGTTGGCTGTTATTCTTCTTCGAATTTATGGGAATGGAAGTATGAAGGAATTGTACTTCCTGCAGAAGAAAACAGGACTCATGATCTGCATAAAATGAATGTGGTGGAAAGGCCTAGAGTTATTTACTACGGTGAGACTCAGAAGTATGTAATGTGGATGCATATAGATGATTCCTCCTATGAAAAAGCCTCGATTGGAGTGGCCATAAGCGATTTCCCAACCGGTCCTTTCAGGTATCTTGCAAGTAAGAGGCCTAATGGATTCGATAGTCAGGATCTAACAGTTTTTAAAGATGATAATGGGATGGCATATCTGATCTATTCTTCTGTCAAGAACAAGGAGATTCACATTAGCCCTTTGAATCAAGATTACCTGGATATTACAAATGAGACAGCCAGGGCACTTGTCGGATTTTACAGGGAAGCTCCTGTTGTATTTAAGCATCAAGGTATCTATTACATGATTACATCAGGAACCGGTGGTGGAGCACCTAATGAGGCACTGGTGCATGAGGCTTCATGGATTTTGGGGCCGTGGGAAAGTATAGGGAACCCTTTCGTTGGTGCAAACAAAGTTTTCCGAGTTGGAGCATTCTTTTCTCAGAGTACATTCGTGCTCCCCATGCCTGGCTCGGTTCCTGGTACGTTTATTTTCATGGCAGATAGGTGGAATTTGGATGATTTAAGGGactcgaggtatgtttggttgCCTTTAACTGTGAGAGCTGGAGATGGAAGGTATGATGGGCTTCCAATGTGGTCAAAAGTTTCCATCTTTTGGCATGAAAAATGGCGGATTCCACCTAGTGGAAATGGGGGTCTGAACCAATTTCCAGATCTGATATCACAATTTGAAGAGAGAAACGGAGAGCAAGAGAACAAGTGA
- the LOC140987254 gene encoding LOW QUALITY PROTEIN: uncharacterized protein (The sequence of the model RefSeq protein was modified relative to this genomic sequence to represent the inferred CDS: substituted 1 base at 1 genomic stop codon): MGTFLGHLVPGLALVSLGLWHTINTILVYYLKGSTKFRIQFWYPLKSPWHKLERIELIIVMSFSILAILIQIFDLQGLHFSFKLDNIEHSTMFLHLLIFEGFTLLSEMNNLSEMMLGVXGILVASVFGTELFLLHFHSADHIGLEGHYHWLMQLIVCISFFASLSATTFPTSFPTSLILSVSVVFQGFWFINMGLILWVPKFIPQGCSMESLDPINGIRHGAVVCETNLADLRARALANLQFCWIFAAILIFKACFCIYFGRRCKPAGRQGLDYEQLSTGAVHDHLASFGFMQIQL, translated from the coding sequence ATGGGAACTTTTCTTGGACACCTTGTGCCAGGTCTGGCCCTTGTCTCCCTTGGTTTGTGGCATACGATCAACACTATTCTCGTCTATTATCTTAAAGGCTCTACCAAGTTTAGGATACAGTTTTGGTACCCATTGAAGAGTCCTTGGCATAAACTAGAACGCATTGAGCTGATTATTGTCATGTCATTTTCTATCCTTGCAATTCTGATCCAGATTTTTGACCTCCAAGGCCTGCACTTCTCCTTCAAGCTTGACAATATTGAGCACTCTACCATGTTCCTTCATCTACTGATATTCGAAGGTTTCACTCTCTTAAGCGAAATGAATAATTTATCTGAAATGATGTTGGGCGTCTGAGGAATCCTTGTTGCATCTGTTTTTGGAACGGAGCTTTTCTTACTTCATTTCCATTCGGCCGATCATATTGGACTCGAAGGCCATTACCACTGGCTGATGCAACTCATAGTTTGCATATCTTTCTTTGCATCTCTATCTGCTACTACTTTCCCAACCAGCTTTCCCACCTCGTTGATCCTTTCAGTATCAGTAGTATTCCAAGGATTTTGGTTCATAAACATGGGATTGATATTATGGGTTCCTAAGTTTATCCCTCAAGGATGCTCCATGGAGTCATTGGATCCTATCAATGGCATCAGGCATGGAGCAGTCGTTTGTGAAACCAACTTGGCTGATTTGAGGGCCAGGGCATTGGCGAACTTGCAATTTTGTTGGATATTTGCCGCAATCTTGATCTTTAAGGCATGTTTCTGCATTTATTTTGGTAGGCGGTGTAAACCCGCGGGTAGGCAGGGACTCGATTATGAACAACTTTCGACTGGAGCTGTACATGACCATCTTGCTTCTTTTGGATTCATGCAAATCCAATTGTAA
- the LOC140987882 gene encoding extra-large guanine nucleotide-binding protein 1-like translates to MTSVLRRIFPGSSTKSEDHDDEYSAEYSFAMEYSGPPISHEIPHVIPVDIHQIPTASMADRAVIFSNLSLPVIQPIVKSGKKLSHELKSGLEVIESDGSVLVPSEIFSSDEVYRRKSEDGSCREGALGVRPTTPNALNRDPSTSTSGTAGFLDGHDDSNMFSGDSDVEDLYDDCWAGISHDNCLGPTAPDSRRLTSRSQELSSELESCEGEEDCVGEASGQLNRTAVVTFRDLPSSDVVSEESDYDEFVKFPEKPVISNDGLKGLCHHCHKRNRFAEKEVCIVCGSKYCSKCVLRAMGSMPEGRKCISCIGYRIDESKRNSLGKCSRMLKSILTNDAIKQIMSSEISCEANQLPPHLICVNEKPLCTEELVLLQNCLNPPKNLIPGKYWYDRVSGFWGKEGEQPCQIISAELEVGYQIRRTASNGNTNVLINNREVTKAETWMLKAAGIRCDVNTHFWVSPDGLCQLEGMNNMVGNLWEKKRVKIVCSALSLPFPSDSSKPGGSGVDKETNKVNSKNLEPILMNKLLLVGCYQSGTSTIFKQAKIVYKVHFSEDEKLDMKFVIQRNLYRYLAILLEGNEIFEEEYSIQTKINDPGPSEISDQVVEKNIYSLSPKLKAFASWLLKVMMSGNLEAIFPAATREYSPLVAELWKDKAFQATYRRINELHMLPAVANYFIDRAVEYSQVDYEPSEMDILLAEGITASNGVASMEFSFPKSSQDEYMETLDQNDPSTSYQLIRVHASSLGENCKWLEMFEDIDLVIYCVSLTDYGEYYEDMSGIRTNKMVATKNHFEAIVTHPTHADKNFLLILNKFDLLEEKMKQVPLRNCEWFQDFNPVISLHPHSTTSNNNPPLPQRAFHYIATKFKRLFNSLSGKKLFVSRVTGLEPDSVDKALRYSKEILKWQDEINKFVGGSEWSSESMEPNSSM, encoded by the exons ATGACGAGTGTTTTAAGGAGAATTTTTCCTGGTTCATCGACAAAAAGTGAGGATCATGATGATGAGTATAGTGCGGAATACTCTTTTGCCATGGAGTACAGTGGCCCTCCAATCAGTCATGAAATTCCCCACGTAATTCCAGTCGATATTCATCAGATTCCGACTGCTTCAATGGCTGATAGGGCTGTGATATTTAGTAATTTGTCCTTACCAGTAATTCAACCAATTGTTAAAAGTGGGAAGAAACTATCACATGAGTTGAAATCGGGCCTTGAAGTTATTGAATCCGATGGCTCGGTGTTAGTTCCTAGTGAAATTTTTAGTTCCGATGAAGTTTATAGGAGAAAATCGGAGGATGGTTCTTGTAGAGAAGGTGCATTAGGTGTTAGACCAACCACACCCAATGCGTTGAATAGAGATCCTAGCACGAGTACTTCGGGTACTGCAGGATTTTTGGATGGTCACGATGATTCAAATATGTTTTCGGGAGATTCCGATGTTGAAGACTTATATGATGATTGTTGGGCCGGTATATCACATGATAATTGTTTGGGCCCTACCGCTCCTGATTCAAGGAGATTGACATCGAGGTCACAAGAACTTTCATCAGAACTTGAATCTTGTGAAGGCGAGGAAGATTGTGTGGGTGAAGCCTCTGGCCAATTGAATAGGACTGCGGTAGTTACTTTTCGTGATTTGCCATCTAGCGATGTTGTGTCTGAAGAGAGCGATTATGACGAATTTGTGAAGTTCCCAGAGAAGCCAGTGATATCAAATGATGGGTTGAAAGGGTTGTGTCATCATTGTCATAAAAGGAACCGTTTCGCAGAGAAAGAAGTTTGCATTGTTTGTGGCTCGAAGTATTGTAGCAAGTGTGTGCTTAGAGCAATGGGATCTATGCCAGAGGGAAGAAAATGCATATCTTGTATTGGTTATCGTATAGACGAGTCAAAACGCAATTCATTAGGGAAATGCTCAAGAATGCTAAAAAGCATTCTAACAAATGATGCTATTAAGCAAATTATGAGTTCTGAGATATCATGTGAGGCAAATCAGCTTCCACCACATCTTATTTGTGTAAATGAAAAGCCTCTATGTACCGAAGAGTTGGTTCTGTTGCAAAACTGCCTGAATCCTCCAAAGAATCTTATACCAGGAAAATATTGGTATGATAGAGTGTCTGGATTCTGGGGAAAG GAAGGAGAGCAACCGTGCCAGATTATCAGCGCTGAACTGGAGGTTGGTTATCAAATTAGGAGAACTGCTAGCAACGGGAATACAAATGTGCTGATAAATAATCGGGAGGTCACTAAAGCAGAAACCTGGATGTTGAAG GCTGCTGGAATTAGATGTGACGTGAACACTCACTTTTGGGTTTCACCAGATGGGTTGTGTCAGCTCGAAGGCATGAACAATATGGTGGGAAATTTATGGGAGAAG AAAAGAGTTAAGATCGTATGTTCGGCTCTCTCTTTGCCATTTCCTTCAGATTCTTCAAAACCTGGTGGTAGTGGTGTagataaagaaacaaataaagTGAACTCGAAGAACTTGGAACCCATACTGATGAATAAACTTCTACTTGTTGGTTGTTATCAATCGGGAACGAGTACCATATTTAAACAA GCAAAAATTGTGTATAAAGTGCATTTCTCAGAAGATGAGAAGCTAGATATGAAGTTTGTGATCCAGAGAAACTTGTACCGTTATTTAGCTATTCTGCTTGAGGGCaatgaaattttcgaagaagaatATTCAATCCAAACCAAGATTAATGATCCTGGTCCTTCGG AGATCTCGGACCAGGTTGTTGAAAAAAACATTTATTCACTTAGTCCGAAATTGAAGGCATTTGCAAGTTGGCTACTCAAAGTTATGATGTCAGGCAACTTGGAGGCTATATTCCCAGCTGCTACTCGAGAGTATTCTCCCTTAGTTGCGGAGTTGTGGAAGGATAAAGCATTTCAAGCAACTTATAGGCGGATAAATGAACTTCATATGCTTCCCGCAGTTGCTAATTATTTCATAGATCGG GCTGTGGAATATTCACAAGTTGACTACGAGCCTTCCGAAATGGATATCTTGCTTGCGGAAGGCATCACTGCTTCGAATGGGGTTGCGTCTATGGAATTTTCATTTCCAAAGTCGTCTCAGGATGAGTACATGGAAACATTAGATCAGAATGATCCCTCCACGAG CTACCAACTAATTCGAGTTCATGCAAGTAGCCTCGGGGAAAACTGCAAATGGTTAGAGATGTTTGAAGACATAGACCTTGTAATCTACTGTGTTTCCTTGACAGACTATGGTGAATATTATGAAGACATGAGTGGCATTCGCACAAACAAGATGGTGGCGACCAAGAACCACTTTGAGGCCATTGTCACTCACCCAACACATGCTGACaaaaattttcttctcattCTCAATAAATTCGACCTCTTAGAGGAAAAGATGAAACAGGTTCCTCTGAGAAACTGTGAATGGTTTCAAGATTTCAACCCCGTTATCAGTCTTCATCCACACAGCACCACCAGCAACAACAATCCGCCATTGCCTCAACGGGCTTTCCATTACATAGCCACAAAGTTCAAAAGGCTGTTCAATTCTCTAAGCGGGAAAAAGCTGTTTGTTTCAAGGGTGACAGGACTAGAGCCAGATAGTGTTGATAAAGCTCTTAGGTATAGCAAGGAGATTTTGAAGTGGCAGGATGAGATTAATAAATTCGTTGGCGGTAGCGAATGGTCGTCTGAGAGCATGGAACCTAACTCATCTATGTAG